The DNA sequence TTCATAGCCAGTACAAATGTCAGTGCCCTCTGCTGAACTGGTAGGAGAGAGGGTGGGAATAGCACAGTATCATCTGTTTCTCCAGTGCCTGCCCTGGGACCTACCACAAAGTAGGCAACCCTAAATGATGAGGAAAAGGGACAGTgacttcttttttgtggctggggactgaacccagggcattgAACATGGTAAGAATATGTTCCCACACTGTGCCACACCCAGTCTACAGACACTCCAAGGACGGCTGTGCAGGTTGTTCACCTCACAAGGATGCCTAGTGAAAGAATGATGCTAATGAGAGAATGAATAGAGACTCCATAAGATGTGGTGGGGTGAGACCACACTTGCATAAAAGAGTTCCAAGGCTTAGGTTTGGCCCTACATTTTGAGCTCATTTTCCCTTTAGCTCTAAGGGCCAAGAGTGTCTACCCTGACTCTCCTAAGCCAGATGTCTAAGGTGTCTAATGTGCTTATTTGAGTCTCAGTTCAGAGACTTTGTTCTTCTGACTCCAGGCCCAGTCCTGGACTTACAAACAGACCTGGTCTAATTACCTATGACCGACTCTACCGTGTCACTGGTTGGGTAGAAGGGTAGAGCATTTGCATTCATGCCAGGAGCACTGCTGGTGCCTGCTGGGCTTGGGGGAGTGGCTGCCAGGCTGGAGGTGATACTGGAAGAGATGCTTGAGGTCAAGGGGCTGCCCACAGGGAGGATGCCCAGCACGTCCTGCAACGAGAATGAGGAGAGGCAATGGGATGCCTGCTGGCAGAGACCACTGCAAAGGATAGAACAGGCACCTCCCAAGTCTTGGTTAGCCACCCCAGGCCCAGGCAGGCTGCACTCCCCACGCTGTGTTGAGAGACTGGAGATGGAGCAATAAGACTCAGAGGCTGCTGGCCACTCACCCCTGCAGGCTTGTAGCGGAGAAAGGGAGAAGTGAGCACAGAGCTTGAAATCATGAGATGCTCCCTGAACACTCCTGACTGATGGGTGAGCATGTCAAGGAGAGGAGGAGCTCCAGGGTCTGACCCCCAACCACTCTGGATTTGGGGCTTTGTCCTAATCTGGTTTATGGGGAAAGTGGTGCCCTACTCCCTGCAGTTGACTGGGGCTCTGGGTCTGTCTCATCCACAGTGGATGCAAAATAAAGTTAGGAAGAGGATGAGAACTCTGTACCTGTTTGGGCTGAAGTAGAGGCTGGTCTTGACTCCTGGGCTCTAGTGAGTGGGGTTTTAGTTTAGCCTGAGAGAGAAAAGTCAGGGAGCAGAAGGTGAACATGGTGCTATGGAGCTCTGAGTCTAGTTCATCTGATCCTCCTTGGCCCACTGAGGCTGCATATACAGGGAGCAGGTTGTGACAGATACCTGGTCACCTGCCATGCAAGCCcctctgcacacacacatataccttctcctttccccctgcATCTTCCCCCACCCTACTATCCTAGCAGGGAACTGCTTCTCTCCTCTCAGGTGGTTCAGAGCCTCAGATAAGCCCAGAAGTTTGTGTCCAGGCCACTAGAAACTCCTGCTCCTTCTCTAAGCCCTGCAATCCTAGTCCAGGGTGGAGTAAGGGCTGCTCCTCTACTGCCTGGCTCTGTGACTCTAGGGCAGCTGCACAGCCTTCCAGTCCTCAGCCAGGAAACAGGATGTTCTGAAGAGGCTGAGTCCTAGCTCCTAGCATCCTCCCCACAGACACGCCAGGCCTCTCCTCCAAGGTGCTCTCATCCCATGCAGGAGAAGGCTAAGCTCACTGGGTTAATTGTCTCTGCTGCTGCTCTCATCCTTTACCTGGCACTTGAAAGTTTTCAGGTACTCAGCTCCCACCTGGTCTTCCCTCTCAAAGCCAGGAGCTTTCTTGTAGCTGCCAGGGGCGAGGCCAGACTCCCCAGGGAAGACAAGGCCCTCTAGGTTTGGGGCCTTCCTGCTGTGACCTGGTGGAGAGCCGCAGAGGTGGGATGGGCTGCCCAGGCTGCTGTTCCTACAGAGGAGCTGCAGAAGAGGACAGGTGGCCAGTGGGTACAACTCAGGCAGGAGCACAGCCACCCTCCAACCTGCCCCAAGGGAGGCTTCAGCAAGGGGCAGCACCAAGTACTTGGGGCCTCTGAGCCTCGTGAGGGATTAGGCGAGAGGGCGACAGAGGTTTTGACAGaggctttctgcccaggctgaaGACACATTACACTCCAACTTTGACAGAGAACCTTGAGGCAGAAAAGGCAGATTCCCTTGGTCCTAGGACAAATACCAGGGCCTCCTCCCCAAGCACAGGCTAACAGGGCCTGGGGCATGAGACAGGCAGGAGCTGGCTCCTGGGCAGGCATGGTGCCCACCCATTCCCCAAGACAGGCACGTACAGTGCTGAGGTCAGGGGCATGCGGACTGGAGGGGCTCACAGGCACTGAGTCTCCGGCAGCAGATGGCATGTACAAGACAGGACCTGGTTGGGTGGGGCTGGATACAGCTGAGGAAGGCTGCAGATCATCATTTAGGGGTGGCTCTGCAAGAGGGGGACAGGGGTCAGGATGCTTCCAAGCCACCTTGGTCCCTCCAAAAATGCTCCTGGTTACCTTCTAAAGGAGACCATACATCCCCCTATATACCTCACAGGAATTATTCCGCTAGTTTTTactttattcctatttttatcaTGTCCTCCACACCTATTGCAAGCCAGGTGCGGCACCAGCACTGTGCATTGTCATTCTCCATAACGCCTATAGAATGCAGATGACTATAacaatctccattttatagaggaggaaactgaggttcggAAGCTAGCTGTATCTACCAACGTATCAGAACTAGACGAGAGAAACACTGGGATTTGAGCCCCTATTCTGTATGACTCCACAATTTGAACTATTAAACATTTCCCTGTGCTGTCTCAATAGGGTGGTCCCAGTACCTACAATGGGGACTTATCTCTGTGTCCCCCATATGCTTCTCCCTCCCAGGGCCCTCTGTTTATTCTTTACTCTAATCTCAGAGACAAGACTGAGCCTAAGAAGAGGTTAAGGAGAACCAGAATGGTGAACTGCAGCGGAAAGAGGTGTCAACTCCAGCACCCACTCTGCAATAGAAAGGGTGGCCTGGATGTAACACTGAGGATCTAGACCTGTGCCGTCTTGCCAAAAGTCACCtgtggctactgagcacttgaTCTGAACTGAAATGTGTTGTGTTAAATTCCTATCAGATCTCCAACACTTAGTACAAAAACAACGTAAAATATCTTGATTGTTTTTCCTATCAATTACTTACTGAAATGAGACCATTATATATTGagctaaataaaaaatatagggctgggatgtagctcggtggtacagtgcttgcctagcatgtgcgaggccctgggttcgatcccagcaccaaaaaagaaaagacaaaatacataaataatatactGTCAAAATTAACCTATtacccttgcttttttttttttttttttcctcctaatgggactgaagtttgaactcagagcttcaggtctgcaaagcaggcactttaccgcttgagctacacgtccagttcattttgctccagttattacGGAGACAGGGActcaggaattatttgcctgggctggcctcaaaccttgatcctccctgtctcagtctcccaagtagctaggattacaagtgtgagccaccagcacccggaaTTCCCTTGCTTTTTTTAGTGTGCtaccaaaaactttaaaatgacatatGAGGGTCACATGATATTTTGAATGGACAGCTCCACTCTAGAGGCCTGAACAGGGCTCAGTAGGAAAGAACAATATGTTCCGTTAGTAATATGTGTCCTGAGTGACACAAGGTAGCTGGTGGCATTTGCCAAGTTCGATATAGAGGTAGTGCCTCACCTTGCTCCTTGCTTGAGACTGGGAGTGTCTGACAAGGGGACTAGTACTGCAGTCTCTATCTCATGACCTTGGGCTTCAAGGCCAGTTCCAGAGAGGCAAGGGGAATGGAATTTCCAGTGGGAAGAAGGCTGGCCACTGGAAGACAAGCTCTTGTGCATGACATACTGTTAGGGCCCACTCCCCTGCCTGAGTCTCAGCAGGGttagaggaggggaaggagagagggtgcTGCCCCAGGGCAAGGGAATAGCATACGTTCTACATGAGCAAAGGCGCAGAAAGGTCCTCGGGGACAGCTGCCTGACTGCTGCATGTCGTTGCACTTGGTGGATTTGTAAATCTGGAGGGCAGAGTAGAGCAAAGATGGGTCAGGCTCCACAAAAGTACCAGGCAGGTGATCTTTCCATCAGTAAGGGTGGGCTAATTTAGCATCCCCGCTCACCGCCCCATCTCTGTCCCTTCTATTATACCCCTCCTAAGTCTCTAAGTCTCTCCCtaccaacttttttttgtttccccAGACAAggtgttgctatgtagcccaggctggccttgaatttataatcctcctACCACatcctcccaaattctgggattacaggcatgcactaccacacttgGATTCTCCCTACCAACTTCTTATTCAAACTCCTAAGTCAGCCCACTGCCATTGATGCCCTTCCTTCTGGGATCACAGGTTCAAGCAGCCGTGACAAAGAGAGTGGTTCCACTCATGATcttggccagggctgtgcctccTGGGCATTAAGTGAGCCGAGATCTCAGGGAGCCCAGCGAGCCCTTGCCAGGGAACTTGGGCTTGGGATCCATACTGGATCTAACTTTTCTCTCCACCACATCTGTTGCCACAAGAAGTCTTGTCTATGTCTCTTTCTCAGGGTGGCCTGGCTTCTGTGGAACCAACCAACCAGGGACAGGACAGCATATGCCTCTTTATAAGGCTACTCTAGATGCAGGCATACTGACATGGCTCATGTGGGCTGAGGAACTGTGTCAGAGAGGTTGCTGTCTATCCCCTAGACTCTGATTAGGATAGCTGGAAGGGGCTATTTTATTATCTGTGGTacttggggttgaattcagggccttgcacttgctaagcaggtactctaccacttgagacactctgccagcctgggcttttttattttttaaatcctggTGGGGAGCAGTACAAAGTCCAGAACGGTCAGACCACCGTGGTCTGCCCATGCCCTGGGGAACAAACTAGAAGCAGAGGGCTATGGGGTGGGGGACTCACAACAAGAGAAGTTGCAAAGTGAGGGATGTGGCTCTTCCAGGCACTGCCCAGGAAGCCCTCTTTCAGGATGGCGCCAACACCCACCCTCATTCTCCTTGCCTCTCTCCATGCTTCCCAAAGAGGACATGTTAGCCACTCATAGTCTCTCATAGGGCCCCAGTCCCAACCCTAAGGGCCCACCTCTGGGTGGAACTGCTGCTCCGTCCGGGTGTGGCAGTACTGGCAGGCATCTCCATTCTCACACTTGCCAGGGTCTCCCCACTCATCTCCATGTTTGACGTTTGGACATGGAGATGACCTGGTACAACGAAAGGGGGTCAGACAGAGGTAAGAGAAGGTGACACTGGGATCTGCAGAGTGCCACTTGGATCCCTGCTTAGGGCCCTATCTGGTCTCTCTGCCTCACGGGGGCAGGCACGGAAATGGTGTACAGACTAGTATACAGTGAGGGCCTAACTAGGACTAGAAGTGTGCTGTTCCTCTAGCCCAGATGGCTACATTACCAATGAAGACACTGCTTTGCTCCCCTCAGCTAGGCATCAAGCCCACAGCAGCCCAGAGCAGTTAGGCCACAGCCACACCTCTACCTGCCACACTGTGGCCTGTCTCTGCTCCAGCACATATCCTATAGGACCAGAACTGGAGAGCCCTCAAACTGTCTCATCAGGATCCTCATTCATGCAAGAGTTGGACAAGACTCCCATCACTCAGTTCTCCTTCCTAGTCAGCACCCCCAACCACCACCTTTCTACCAAGGCTCTGTGACCTTGGTACCTCCCCTACGCTCACCTCCCCAAATCCCTGAGAATCATGGTGGTAGTAGCCTTGGCCAAGATCCCTTCCCTGCCACTCCTCCCTCCCATAGCTGGCCTCCTGGGGCCAAAGGACCTGTATTTGTGCTTCCGGGGGCTCCGCCGCCGGTCCTTGCTGTTGTGGTAGTAGGGACAGGCATAGCCCTGGCGGCACAGCCGCGGGGGCTTCTTGCACGGCTCCGTCTTATAGTTCCCCAGCACATAAGCGGTCTCTGCACAGGGGCCAGAGGGCAGGGGTCAGGGAGTGGAGCTGGAGCACCCCAAGAACAGCAGGAATATAGTAGAGGGAAGGCACGGAGAAACTGCTGGGAAGGGAAAATGGAACTGAAGTTCCCATTAAGGTGTGGGTAGGGCCACCTCCTCACAGGCCATGAACAAACTGGGGAAGCCACAGCCAAGGTTAAGAGCCCAGTGAACTGAGCAGCATGCTGCCCTTCACCAGAGATAACCATAGCTCACAGGGCCAAAAGGCATTCCATGAGGGTAGAGAACACATGCGTTGAGTGTGCATATGTGAAGCCCAGAGGGATCTTGGGAACACAGTGTACCTGGGAAAGCCCCTGCtacaaagtgtcttttttttttaattggcaatattggggtttgactcaggtcCTTGTGTGCCTTTTGAATGATAGGTGTAAGGTGCAATGAGGGGACTGGGTGCCTCCCAGCAGAGGTGGAGGCTTTGATTGGAGAAGGCAGTAGGTAATTGTGAGCCAAGTCCTTTAGGACACCTATGGGCAGGAAAAGGGAGGGGACAGATGTCTTGCTGGAGGGGATATGGCCATTCATGTGGCACCTGTACCTTGCCACCGAGGTTCCTCGCTGAGGATTTTTTCTATCATGGCGTGACTTGCAGCCCCAGCAGACTGGCCTTCTATGCTACCCTCTACTGTGGTCTGGCCATTCTGCAAGGCCTCCATAGCCTGGAGCTccctgggaaaagaagaaagtacagAGAGGGTAGGGAGAAGGCattgtcatttcttctttggagTTATCAGTGGCTGCCAGGCTCCTGCTCAGACCTGATTCCAGTACCACTCACCTGATGTCATAGACAGGGGAGCGGAGGTCATGGGGCCCATGGGCAAAAGCACAGTGCAGGCCATTCTTGGTACAGTTGCCTTTTGAGTCAGTCTCGTGGATGCAGATTCCAGTTTTGTAGTAACGAAGGTGGTACCTGCGCTCAGTGTCCCCTGTGGTCCTGTGCAGGAATGGGCACCTAGAACACAGCAGTGGGAGTCACTTAACTTTCCCCCGTGGCCTGAGCTATTTTCCTCAACCCTAGCCTTCCCCACCAAATGTAGAAGGGCTGTCACCAGGACCCAGAGTGCATAGTGATGGTGGATCAAGGAGGAAGGCAGTGACAAATCTTCCTGCCACCATGGCTCTGCTACTTAGTGCTGAGGCCTGACAGGCCTGGCATTCCCAGGTTCCCTGCAGATGCTCCAGAGAAGGCACTTCTGGGTGGGACAGATGCTTGGAGAACAAATGCTGCCCAGACTGGGAGTCCTCAAAGAAACAATCAGCCCTTCTGAAATGTAGGTACAGCCTCCCACCCCTAATCCCCATACCCAGAGTGCCAGAGGTGTGGGGAAGGAGGGTGGACGGAGATCCAAGAAAACCTCTCTTAAGAAAGTGAGActggctgggtgcctgtggctcatgcctgtaatcctagctactagggaggcaaagatcaggaggatcttttATTGCAGCCCAGGAAATAaaagtgagcccctatctcaaaaatacccaacacaaaaaaggcctggcagaACAGtgcaagtggtaagagcacctgcctagcaagtgcgagaccccgagttcaaaccccagtaccgcccactctccccaaaaaagaaaaaaaaaacagaaagggggACTGACACAGGGACAGTTCAACACACTGTACCCACAGAACTCCAACATTCTTCTGCAAAGTTGAAACAAATGACAAGCAGGGCCGACATTCCCTCAGTGATGCTCCCAGGTTTACCATTTCATGTTTGTCATTAGTGTTATGCCCTGTTTCTCTACAGGTATTTGTGGGAAGATATTTAGCATCTCTAAACTGCCACCCTGGTGGAACTGTAAAAGATTGTGTAGTGGATGGTAACAAGATAGGAAGAGGGAGGATGAAAAGAAGGCCTAGGAAGCCACCTTGGTTCAGATGTGCTCTCTTGGGTTTATCAGAAGAAAAccctgttttgggtttccttaaagtagggaaaggaaaatgaaagcacCCTTCTTGCTGCATCCTTGGCTGGGGGGGCGGGGAGCCAGAGCCCAGGTTTGAGCCACAAGGTGAGCTGAACTACAGCCAGTCTTCCCCAAAACAGCCTCTGACTAATTTCCCAGGATCTGCTTAGCCTACTCTGAGGGCATCTGATCCAGAAGGAGACCTGGGGTTTCTCTGAGGCCAAGCAGGGCACTCACTCGTCGCCCTCTGGGCAGAGGCCTGTAGCTTCATCATACTTGGTGCAGTAGACGTCTGGACTGTAGTTGAAGGTGCCATCCCGACGGCGGATGGACCGCCGGCGCCGCTGGTTCACAAAGTGCCAGTGGAAGCAGGTGTAGGGGCGATGCTGCGTGCATTTGTGTTGCACAAAGAGTGGGCACTGCTCTGTGCGGAACTCCTTCAGGTACCTGCAAAGAGAAACCATGTGGCGGGGGGCCAGGAGCAGCGAGTGAAGCTCCTTGCTTCCCAGCAAGAAGTTATTCACCAAGTCCCGTGAAGTCCCTGCTCTGGGGTGCCAGTTCTACTGGGACACCAGGTCAGGCCCAGGGCTAAAACCAGACCTTAGCATTCAGATCTGTCGCAATATTCAGGTCCCAAGCCAGCCTGAAAGGAAGCAAGCATAGGCTACAAGGCTGTGGTGGCTAGCTGTGGTCTTCAACAGCAGCTTGGATGAGCCTCTACCCCAACCCCGAAGTTTTCCAGGCCAAGCCAATAATCACAAGGAAAGGGCTATGCACGAGAGCAGAAGTAGCCTCTCCCACATTTTCTGTAGCTCCCTGATGCCCATATCCACCTGCCACTTCCTAGCAACCTCCCTCATACCATTACCAGGGCTGAGAGGAGTGCTACTTTGTAGCTGAAAGCCTAGTTCACAAGTATCTCTCTGGACTGCTATCTCCAATGATTACCATGCTAGCACTATCTACACAGCTGTTTGGGAAGGAGTTCATAGCATTCTGAAGAGCCCTCCCTCAGCCTGGCCTGTCCCCAGTCATGTCATACAGGAAGATGTACAGCAGCTAGAGTTATTTACATCCTGAGAATCTGAGGACTGTCTGTCTGGTGTCCTCTCACTTCATTACGTTCTCTCCTGTACCCTGCATGTAATAGCCAAGACAGTCCCAAACATCTCCCACAATCCACCCAGTGGAGTGTCCCTGACTCACAGAACATACTCCATCTAcctgttttttttatttaaacctGTGTCCAGGTCAGAGCTCTCCTAGGTTGAGGAGGCCCTGCCAAGGGGATGGGCAGTCATTGTGGTTCTCTTTATTTAGTCTCTCAAACCTAACAATGCAAGCAACCAATGGTTTGAGGGTCCTCTGGTGCCAGTGAGAAGGACAGCTGCAGAAGGCTCAAAGGCTGTGTACAGAGGGAACACAGCAGGAAAAGCTGACCGATCTGAAATAGCTGCCTTGGATCAGGGTGCAGCCTGGACCTGTAACTAAGGCACCAGTCCAGATCTTTGGGGTCTCACTAGTCTGGCCGCAAGAGGGGCAGGGTGAGCGGGTCAGAGATGAGACTATTTGGATAGGTTTTCTTTACTGCTGATAGCAAGTGCTAAGAAATCTTCCCAGCCTTTAAGTATGGAGAAGTGCTTCAGTGTGTTtcaggggcaggggcagctggATGGAGTAAAGGGGCAGCAAAGCCTCCAAAGAGAGCCCCACTCTTCTTCAGcacacatttactgagcacctctgAGGTGCAGGCACCATGTTAAGTAGGGAGGACACGGGAGCAGTCCTTGTCCTATTCACATTTACAtgggagacagagaagaaacaggtgaatggataagtGTAGgaagatattttttgttttgttttgtttttggtgggactggggtttaaactctaccacttgagccacacctccagtctaagTGTAGAAAGAGTTTTGAGGGAGGTTTGCTCAGGGTGTCTTGGGAACCTACAAGGATCCTTGATCCAGGCTGGGACAGAAGAAAGGACCAGGGAAAGAGTGGTACTAGTGGATGAAGAATTGGGAGAAGGATGTTTTTAGGTAAAGGAAATAGTATGAACTCAGAATTAGACTGTGTCTGGTTCCCAGAGCTCACAAGTGCCTCCATAGGCTTGGAGCTACAGAGGAACTAGAAAAGGTAAATGAGGTGGGGTGCAGGAGGCAAAGCCCCAGGAATATTCCAAGACACTGGGCAGAAATCTGGAAGGGTCCCTAGTGCCTGATGCTCTCCTAGATCCTGTCTGGTTAGACAGAAAAGCTGGACACTCGTGATGCCTGCAGGTACCCAGCCTTGGCACCAAGTTAAAGCATTAATCCTCCAAACTACTAGGCCAATCTGTCTCCTGGGAAGTAGAGATTCTTCCTAACTCTTGGCTCCCTAGGAGATGAACTTGGGAGTTAAAGGGTAGAAAAGGGGGAGAAGAGGAACTTTCATAAAGTGAAGCTGAGTCCAGAGCCAGGAGCAAAGAAGTAAGTAGTGTTTAGGATTAGCACACGAAATACAGGACAGCAAAATTAAgtggaatttcagataaacaatgaataattttctAGCATAAGTATGTCCCATAAATTGCATGAGACATACTTATACTAAAGAAATGATCCACTGTTTATCTGAAATCCAATCTAGCTGGCatcctgtatttttttccttgataCACAGTCtgactatgttgcccaggttggtcttaaaAGTCAGGGCTCAAGTAATCTTTATGCtttagactcccaagtagcttggactACAGACAAGTGCCACCATTTATAGAATTCTATCAGTCTTatatttccctccctcccttccttccagggCAGGGGATTTATTAGACTTGATATGACTCTTTTAATCTCTTCCAGTTGAAGGCTTGGTATAAACTCCTCAGTTTAATAAGTAAATGAGTTTTTGTTTGAGATACTTTCACTAACCAGccaaggtggccttgaactggtgatcctactgcatcagcctcctgaatattgagattacaggtgtgcacctccacACCATGGTACGTGGAATTTGGAATTATGGAAATTTCCTTTGCATTCACATAAAGGTACAAAATCACTGCTCTAACTATACTTTGTATTTGGAAAATGTATCCACAGTAAATGTGTAAGAATGGAgaactagagtgcctgcctagcagagttcaaaccccagtatcaccaaataaccacaacaaaaaagaatggaaaacttGCATTTGTTGGCAATCTTGACAGAAAGGGTATAAGGCAGCTTAGCATGACATGACTCAAGCATTAATTGCCCTTAAAATGACTTCAGTAAAGCAGCATAAAAGACCATACTTTCAGTGATCATTTCTTTAGTTTGTAACTAAAGCAGCATAAGATTTGCCTGCATAAGTGCTGTTTTACCTTGTAATTGTATACTGAATTCACTTGAAGTATTGTCAATTCTGCAGCAAAAGCTAATTTCTAAAGGCATTCAGTGTTCAATAGTAGTAGCTGATAGCATTCTCATTAAATCTCAGCTTGGAACAAAAAAACTGCAATGAAAGCCAGaggtggtggtacacacctataattccagcacttgggacgtagaggcaggaggactgaaagttTGAGCCcaacctggctacatagtgagaccttgtctcaaaaatatccaaaaaatttgcaagaaaaaTTGACCACTAATAAACcattaaatcattgtgtgatttgGTGTTCAGCTTCTACTTCTGGCAAAAATTCATGGACTTGATGGTTAAGAACCCAAGAGCAACCAGGCACCGGTGgccaatgcctgtaatcctagctactcaggaggcagagatcaggaggatcaaggttcaaagccagcctgagc is a window from the Castor canadensis chromosome 11, mCasCan1.hap1v2, whole genome shotgun sequence genome containing:
- the Unk gene encoding RING finger protein unkempt homolog isoform X7 — protein: MSKGPGPGGSAASSAPPAATAQVLQAQPEKPQHYTYLKEFRTEQCPLFVQHKCTQHRPYTCFHWHFVNQRRRRSIRRRDGTFNYSPDVYCTKYDEATGLCPEGDECPFLHRTTGDTERRYHLRYYKTGICIHETDSKGNCTKNGLHCAFAHGPHDLRSPVYDIRELQAMEALQNGQTTVEGSIEGQSAGAASHAMIEKILSEEPRWQETAYVLGNYKTEPCKKPPRLCRQGYACPYYHNSKDRRRSPRKHKYRSSPCPNVKHGDEWGDPGKCENGDACQYCHTRTEQQFHPEIYKSTKCNDMQQSGSCPRGPFCAFAHVEQPPLNDDLQPSSAVSSPTQPGPVLYMPSAAGDSVPVSPSSPHAPDLSTLLCRNSSLGSPSHLCGSPPGHSRKAPNLEGLVFPGESGLAPGSYKKAPGFEREDQVGAEYLKTFKCQAKLKPHSLEPRSQDQPLLQPKQDVLGILPVGSPLTSSISSSITSSLAATPPSPAGTSSAPGMNANALPFYPTSDTVESVIESALDDLDLNEFGVAALEKTFDNSTVPHPGSITIGGSLLQSSAPVNIPGSLGSSASFHSASPSPPVSLSSHFLQQPQGHLSQSENTFLGTSASHGSLGLNGMNSSIWEHFASGNFSPGTSPAFLSGPGAAELARLRQELDEANGTIKQWEESWKQAKQAASVSSLPPPQTAGPASQQAWQPESPTQAPGDALWGGQGGRGREPS
- the Unk gene encoding RING finger protein unkempt homolog isoform X3, coding for MSKGPGPGGSAASSAPPAATAQVLQAQPEKPQHYTYLKEFRTEQCPLFVQHKCTQHRPYTCFHWHFVNQRRRRSIRRRDGTFNYSPDVYCTKYDEATGLCPEGDECPFLHRTTGDTERRYHLRYYKTGICIHETDSKGNCTKNGLHCAFAHGPHDLRSPVYDIRELQAMEALQNGQTTVEGSIEGQSAGAASHAMIEKILSEEPRWQETAYVLGNYKTEPCKKPPRLCRQGYACPYYHNSKDRRRSPRKHKYRSSPCPNVKHGDEWGDPGKCENGDACQYCHTRTEQQFHPEIYKSTKCNDMQQSGSCPRGPFCAFAHVEQPPLNDDLQPSSAVSSPTQPGPVLYMPSAAGDSVPLLCRNSSLGSPSHLCGSPPGHSRKAPNLEGLVFPGESGLAPGSYKKAPGFEREDQVGAEYLKTFKCQAKLKPHSLEPRSQDQPLLQPKQDVLGILPVGSPLTSSISSSITSSLAATPPSPAGTSSAPGMNANALPFYPTSDTVESVIESALDDLDLNEFGVAALEKTFDNSTVPHPGSITIGGSLLQSSAPVNIPGSLGSSASFHSASPSPPVSLSSHFLQQPQGHLSQSENTFLGTSASHGSLGLNGMNSSIWEHFASGNFSPGTSPAFLSGPGAAELARLRQELDEANGTIKQWEESWKQAKQACDAWKKEAEEAGERASAAGAECEMAREQRDALEVQVKKLQEELERLHAGPDTPALPTFPDLEALSLSTLYSLQKQLRAHLEQVDKALFHMQSVKCLKCQEQTRAVLPCQHAVLCELCAEGSECPVCQPSRAHTLQS
- the Unk gene encoding RING finger protein unkempt homolog isoform X4, which gives rise to MKVRNKAEQTMCGRYLKEFRTEQCPLFVQHKCTQHRPYTCFHWHFVNQRRRRSIRRRDGTFNYSPDVYCTKYDEATGLCPEGDECPFLHRTTGDTERRYHLRYYKTGICIHETDSKGNCTKNGLHCAFAHGPHDLRSPVYDIRELQAMEALQNGQTTVEGSIEGQSAGAASHAMIEKILSEEPRWQETAYVLGNYKTEPCKKPPRLCRQGYACPYYHNSKDRRRSPRKHKYRSSPCPNVKHGDEWGDPGKCENGDACQYCHTRTEQQFHPEIYKSTKCNDMQQSGSCPRGPFCAFAHVEQPPLNDDLQPSSAVSSPTQPGPVLYMPSAAGDSVPVSPSSPHAPDLSTLLCRNSSLGSPSHLCGSPPGHSRKAPNLEGLVFPGESGLAPGSYKKAPGFEREDQVGAEYLKTFKCQAKLKPHSLEPRSQDQPLLQPKQDVLGILPVGSPLTSSISSSITSSLAATPPSPAGTSSAPGMNANALPFYPTSDTVESVIESALDDLDLNEFGVAALEKTFDNSTVPHPGSITIGGSLLQSSAPVNIPGSLGSSASFHSASPSPPVSLSSHFLQQPQGHLSQSENTFLGTSASHGSLGLNGMNSSIWEHFASGNFSPGTSPAFLSGPGAAELARLRQELDEANGTIKQWEESWKQAKQACDAWKKEAEEAGERASAAGAECEMAREQRDALEVQVKKLQEELERLHAGPDTPALPTFPDLEALSLSTLYSLQKQLRAHLEQVDKALFHMQSVKCLKCQEQTRAVLPCQHAVLCELCAEGSECPVCQPSRAHTLQS